One genomic segment of Streptococcus salivarius includes these proteins:
- the gtfA gene encoding accessory Sec system glycosyltransferase GtfA: MTVYNINLGIGWASSGVEYAQAYRSTIFKNTGIKAKFVFMDMFLQDNLSDLTRNMGFADEDIIWLYSYFTDLKIAPTTYTVKDLEKEIPYDITRREINGKVVKLFCAKEDIFYAAYLRKEGEDIVHRVEKVSRGCLIRKDFYSYTKMFTEYYTPVDNKAHLYQRRFFNEDGSVAYDEIVDGKDSVFRFPDKILSSKHEFIAYFMSQLGLTDQDTVILDRATGTGQAVFRNTKPAKLGVVVHAEHFSENAVTDKTILWNNFYEYQFSNADKVDFFITATERQRSIMLDQFNKYTPFTPHIGTIPVGSVDKLRKPEGERKPFSIITASRLANEKHVDWLAKAVVKAKESLPQVNFDIYGTGAEEAKLKAIIEENQAQDYIHLKGHQDLTEVYKDYELYLSGSKSEGFGLTLLEAVGSGLGMIGFDVRYGNQTFIKDNENGYLIPRFEKDDEPAIVAALAEKIVAFFNRSDLDHVHQVSYDIAKGFLTEEIEQKWLNLVKEMTSHD, translated from the coding sequence ATGACTGTTTATAACATCAATTTAGGAATCGGTTGGGCATCAAGTGGTGTTGAGTACGCCCAGGCCTATCGTTCTACAATTTTCAAAAACACAGGTATTAAGGCCAAATTTGTCTTTATGGATATGTTCTTGCAGGACAATCTTTCTGATTTGACCCGTAACATGGGGTTTGCGGATGAAGATATCATCTGGCTCTACAGCTATTTTACAGACCTAAAAATTGCTCCAACGACCTATACGGTCAAGGATTTGGAAAAGGAAATTCCTTATGACATCACGCGTCGTGAGATTAATGGTAAAGTGGTTAAGCTCTTTTGTGCCAAGGAAGATATCTTCTATGCAGCCTACTTGCGTAAAGAGGGTGAAGACATCGTTCACCGTGTGGAAAAAGTATCGCGTGGTTGCTTAATCCGTAAAGACTTTTACTCTTATACTAAGATGTTCACGGAGTACTACACACCGGTAGACAATAAGGCTCACCTCTATCAACGCCGTTTCTTCAATGAGGATGGTAGTGTTGCTTATGATGAAATTGTTGATGGTAAGGATAGTGTCTTCCGTTTTCCAGATAAGATTTTGTCATCTAAGCATGAATTTATCGCCTACTTCATGTCTCAACTTGGTCTAACTGACCAAGATACCGTCATCTTGGACCGTGCAACTGGTACGGGACAAGCTGTTTTCCGTAACACCAAACCTGCTAAGCTTGGGGTTGTGGTTCATGCAGAGCACTTTAGTGAAAATGCTGTGACAGACAAGACTATTTTATGGAATAACTTCTACGAGTACCAATTCAGCAATGCAGATAAGGTTGATTTCTTTATCACAGCGACAGAGCGTCAACGCAGCATTATGCTAGACCAGTTCAATAAATACACACCATTTACACCTCATATCGGAACCATCCCTGTGGGAAGTGTGGATAAACTGAGAAAGCCTGAAGGAGAGCGTAAACCATTCTCAATCATCACAGCCTCACGTTTGGCCAATGAAAAACACGTGGACTGGTTGGCCAAGGCTGTCGTTAAGGCTAAAGAAAGTCTGCCGCAAGTAAACTTTGATATCTATGGAACAGGTGCTGAAGAAGCCAAACTTAAGGCCATTATCGAGGAAAATCAAGCTCAGGATTATATCCACCTTAAAGGTCACCAAGACTTAACAGAAGTCTACAAGGACTACGAACTTTACCTATCAGGTTCTAAGAGTGAAGGGTTTGGTTTGACACTTCTAGAAGCCGTGGGATCTGGTCTAGGTATGATTGGTTTTGATGTTCGTTATGGGAACCAAACCTTTATCAAGGATAATGAAAATGGGTACCTCATTCCTCGTTTTGAAAAAGATGATGAGCCTGCTATCGTGGCTGCCTTGGCAGAGAAAATTGTAGCCTTCTTCAATCGCTCAGATTTGGATCATGTTCATCAAGTCTCTTATGATATTGCCAAAGGCTTTTTGACAGAGGAAATCGAGCAGAAGTGGCTTAACTTAGTAAAGGAGATGACTAGTCATGATTAA
- the gtfB gene encoding accessory Sec system glycosylation chaperone GtfB, with protein MINLFENYSQGSWDLHYSLIVAGYVNTTVCLSDDGFLPSDVTSPYLYFTGFDKVQGSALYFNQVPVPDYWEIIGTNSNAEIFRFDKKRGHIHYAHPAHQRLVKAVDWYDESGRLRVTERYNNKGYRFSQTTYNVKQEATITSYFTPDNKEVIVINHLTKDVILNWKDKVYIFKNKSEFVVFYLKEAGYDLSRILYNSLATPFLTTMNLPNSGQDVLFWQEPITDSVPGNMRLLLESNHRQTKIVVQDYTAYTNLLKLVSPEQASRVAFLGFMYPFARQNNFQNQALILTNSDQIEHLESIVSEVPTMHYHVGAITEMSSRLMDLAKYSNVSLYPNITTEQVKRLYKEADFYLDINHQNEILSATRAAFENNLLILAFTNTSHGPEYTAPSNIFSPMNAGQFKQTLKEALGNRDFLNHLLDRQREHAHVATPEDYKKIIG; from the coding sequence ATGATTAATTTATTTGAAAACTATAGTCAGGGTAGTTGGGATCTCCATTACTCACTGATTGTCGCTGGCTATGTAAATACAACAGTTTGTCTTTCAGATGATGGCTTTCTGCCTAGTGATGTGACCTCACCCTACCTTTATTTCACTGGTTTTGACAAGGTTCAAGGTTCTGCACTTTACTTTAATCAGGTCCCTGTGCCTGACTACTGGGAAATTATAGGAACGAATAGCAATGCGGAAATCTTCCGTTTTGATAAGAAACGTGGTCATATTCATTATGCGCATCCTGCTCACCAACGTCTGGTTAAAGCAGTGGACTGGTATGATGAGTCAGGACGCTTGCGCGTGACTGAACGCTACAATAACAAGGGCTACCGTTTCTCACAAACAACCTACAATGTTAAGCAAGAAGCGACCATTACGAGCTATTTCACTCCAGACAACAAGGAAGTTATCGTCATCAACCATTTGACTAAAGACGTTATCTTGAATTGGAAAGACAAGGTCTACATTTTCAAAAACAAATCTGAATTTGTCGTCTTCTATCTTAAAGAAGCTGGTTATGATTTGAGTCGTATTCTATACAACTCATTGGCGACACCTTTCTTGACAACTATGAATCTTCCAAATTCTGGTCAAGACGTTCTCTTCTGGCAAGAACCTATCACTGATTCAGTTCCTGGGAATATGCGTCTGCTTCTTGAGAGCAACCATCGTCAGACTAAGATTGTTGTACAAGATTACACAGCTTATACGAATCTTCTAAAGTTGGTTAGTCCAGAGCAGGCTTCTCGCGTGGCCTTCCTTGGATTCATGTATCCATTTGCCCGTCAGAACAACTTCCAAAATCAAGCGCTTATCTTGACCAACTCAGACCAGATTGAACATTTGGAAAGCATTGTCAGTGAAGTGCCTACCATGCATTATCATGTTGGGGCCATTACAGAAATGTCAAGTCGCTTGATGGATTTGGCTAAATATAGTAATGTTAGCCTTTACCCTAATATTACGACAGAGCAGGTTAAGCGCCTTTATAAGGAAGCTGATTTCTACTTGGATATTAACCATCAAAATGAAATCTTGTCAGCGACACGTGCTGCCTTTGAAAATAACTTGCTTATCCTTGCCTTTACGAACACTAGCCATGGTCCTGAGTATACCGCGCCAAGTAATATCTTCTCACCAATGAATGCTGGTCAATTTAAGCAAACGCTTAAAGAAGCCTTGGGTAACCGTGACTTCCTTAATCACTTGCTTGATCGCCAACGTGAGCATGCTCATGTAGCAACACCAGAAGATTATAAGAAGATTATTGGTTAG
- a CDS encoding GNAT family N-acetyltransferase has product MTLEVRNIYPLTPTFKKVASLYEVAFPVEERLPLWQLSWNGLKRGQSFLAYFDQEVFVGLTYTIYTGNLVYLLFLAVEESKQSQGYGSQILAQVKKEAGVRPCVLTIEPMDEEDASNRNQRLKRLAFYERNGYQLLNHFYFEGTERYQILTTDRSLCLADLEQDLAKTFLGKYGIRVE; this is encoded by the coding sequence ATGACATTAGAGGTTCGTAACATTTATCCTCTGACACCAACATTTAAGAAGGTCGCTTCGCTTTATGAAGTGGCTTTTCCTGTAGAAGAGCGTCTCCCACTCTGGCAATTGTCTTGGAACGGCTTGAAAAGAGGACAATCTTTCTTGGCCTACTTTGATCAGGAAGTCTTCGTTGGCTTGACCTATACCATTTATACTGGCAACCTGGTCTACCTACTTTTTCTTGCAGTTGAGGAAAGTAAACAATCTCAGGGATATGGCAGTCAGATTTTGGCACAAGTTAAGAAAGAAGCAGGGGTACGACCGTGTGTGCTTACGATTGAACCCATGGATGAGGAGGATGCTTCTAACCGTAATCAGCGCTTAAAACGTTTAGCATTTTATGAGCGAAATGGCTATCAGCTATTGAATCACTTCTATTTCGAGGGGACTGAACGCTATCAAATTTTGACAACGGATAGGAGCCTTTGTTTAGCTGATTTAGAGCAGGATCTAGCTAAGACCTTCTTAGGAAAATATGGTATAAGGGTTGAGTAG
- the rplU gene encoding 50S ribosomal protein L21 yields the protein MSTYAIIKTGGKQVKVEVGQAIYVEKINAEAGSEVTFNEVVLVGGDKTVVGTPVVEGATVVGTIEKQGKQKKVVTFKYKPKKGSHRKQGHRQPYTKVVINAINA from the coding sequence ATGAGCACATACGCAATCATCAAAACTGGTGGAAAACAAGTTAAAGTTGAAGTAGGTCAAGCAATCTACGTTGAAAAAATCAACGCTGAAGCAGGATCAGAAGTAACTTTTAACGAAGTTGTTCTTGTCGGTGGTGATAAAACTGTAGTAGGTACTCCAGTTGTTGAGGGAGCTACTGTTGTCGGAACTATCGAAAAACAAGGTAAACAAAAGAAAGTTGTTACTTTCAAATACAAACCTAAAAAAGGTAGCCACCGTAAACAAGGTCACCGTCAACCTTATACAAAAGTTGTTATCAACGCTATCAACGCGTAA
- the rpmA gene encoding 50S ribosomal protein L27, translated as MLKTLENLQLFAHKKGGGSTSNGRDSQAKRLGAKAADGQTVSGGSILYRQRGTHIYPGVNVGRGGDDTLFAKVEGVVRFERKGRDKKQVSVYPVAK; from the coding sequence ATGTTGAAAACTCTTGAAAACTTGCAACTTTTCGCCCACAAAAAAGGTGGGGGTTCTACTTCCAATGGTCGTGATTCACAAGCTAAACGTCTTGGTGCTAAAGCAGCTGATGGACAAACTGTATCAGGTGGATCAATCCTTTACCGTCAACGCGGTACACACATCTACCCAGGTGTAAACGTAGGCCGTGGTGGTGACGATACACTCTTCGCTAAAGTTGAAGGTGTTGTACGTTTCGAACGTAAAGGTCGCGACAAAAAACAAGTATCTGTATACCCAGTTGCTAAATAA
- a CDS encoding GNAT family N-acetyltransferase — MPLNHYQQEVGPSLADASPGKMPDVALLEGRYCSVEHLTVAEHYEDILDFYFTNQILSDWTYMYADPFESEEAVRQCLEDYEQSQNPYFFAIRDKASGKVLGTFSLMAITPKNRSVEMGRVILAPALQKTRAATEAQYLLMKYVFEDLNYRRYEWKCDSLNRPSANAAMRLGFTYEGRFRNHAIYKGRSRDTDWFSIIDSEWPELKKRFENWLAPENFDEKGQQKRSLRDC, encoded by the coding sequence ATGCCTTTAAATCACTACCAACAAGAAGTGGGGCCAAGTCTAGCGGATGCTAGTCCAGGTAAGATGCCAGATGTTGCCCTATTAGAAGGTCGTTATTGTAGCGTTGAACATTTGACGGTGGCAGAGCATTATGAGGACATTTTAGACTTTTACTTTACTAATCAGATTCTTTCTGATTGGACCTATATGTATGCGGATCCTTTTGAATCTGAAGAAGCTGTACGTCAGTGTTTGGAGGATTATGAGCAATCCCAGAATCCTTATTTCTTTGCTATCAGGGATAAGGCTTCAGGTAAGGTTCTAGGAACCTTTTCACTTATGGCTATTACGCCGAAAAATCGAAGTGTTGAGATGGGGCGAGTGATTTTGGCACCTGCTTTACAAAAGACTCGAGCAGCCACAGAAGCTCAATATCTGCTTATGAAATATGTCTTTGAAGATCTTAACTATCGTCGTTATGAGTGGAAATGTGATAGTCTCAACCGTCCTTCTGCCAATGCAGCCATGCGTTTAGGGTTCACCTATGAGGGGCGTTTTCGTAACCATGCTATCTATAAGGGACGTAGCCGTGATACGGACTGGTTCTCGATTATTGATAGTGAGTGGCCAGAACTTAAAAAGCGATTTGAGAATTGGCTAGCTCCTGAGAATTTTGATGAAAAGGGACAGCAGAAACGTTCTTTAAGGGACTGTTAG
- a CDS encoding DUF1149 family protein has protein sequence MDLIREKVFVNRYHYDVRNHEWEKENGVPKTNVEVTFQLHNKDEEANNTSVVAVLQFMIVRDEFVISGIVSQMDHIQNRIVNEPKDFSQEEAEALAAPLLDTLQRLTYEVTEIALDRPGINLEF, from the coding sequence ATGGATTTAATTCGCGAAAAAGTATTTGTTAACCGTTACCACTATGATGTTCGTAACCATGAGTGGGAAAAAGAGAATGGTGTTCCTAAAACAAATGTTGAAGTAACTTTCCAGTTGCACAATAAAGATGAAGAAGCTAACAATACGTCTGTTGTAGCTGTTTTGCAATTTATGATTGTCCGTGATGAGTTTGTTATCTCAGGGATTGTTTCTCAAATGGACCACATTCAAAACCGTATCGTCAATGAACCAAAAGACTTCTCACAAGAAGAAGCAGAAGCCTTGGCTGCACCGCTCTTGGATACGCTTCAACGTTTGACTTATGAAGTAACTGAAATTGCCTTGGATCGTCCAGGTATCAATTTGGAGTTCTAA
- a CDS encoding DegV family protein — protein MSLAVITDSSVNLPAEIQGHADVYVLDIPVIIEGQPFVEGKNLDVNQFYAQMANSEELLKTSQPNLADLDNLLTELEEKGYTHVIGLFLSSGISGFWANSQILIEDHAKLKITFPDTKITAAPMGAMVRNVLHWSAQGMSFESILKKLEEQVDQTTAYILVDDLNHLVKGGRLSNGSAILGNLLSIKPILNFNDEGKIVVFEKVRTEKKAVKRLVALAEENREMELSILHTNAPEKAEDFKRQLEAEGISVSTVVSLCAVIATHLGEGALVLGLTPKFTK, from the coding sequence ATGTCTCTTGCAGTTATTACGGATTCATCGGTTAATCTCCCTGCTGAAATTCAGGGCCATGCTGATGTTTATGTTTTAGATATTCCGGTCATCATTGAGGGGCAGCCTTTTGTTGAAGGAAAAAACTTGGATGTCAATCAGTTTTATGCGCAAATGGCAAACTCTGAGGAACTGCTCAAGACGTCGCAACCTAATCTAGCTGACTTGGATAACTTGCTTACGGAGTTGGAGGAGAAAGGTTATACCCATGTCATTGGGCTTTTCCTTTCTTCAGGAATCTCTGGTTTTTGGGCCAATAGTCAGATTTTGATTGAGGACCATGCCAAGTTGAAGATTACTTTTCCTGATACAAAAATCACAGCAGCTCCTATGGGAGCCATGGTGAGAAACGTTTTGCATTGGTCAGCCCAAGGGATGTCTTTTGAGAGCATTTTGAAGAAGCTTGAGGAACAAGTTGATCAAACGACGGCTTATATTCTTGTGGATGATCTTAATCATCTGGTTAAGGGTGGCCGTTTGTCGAATGGTTCGGCGATTTTAGGAAATCTTTTGTCTATCAAACCTATTTTGAATTTTAATGACGAAGGAAAAATCGTTGTTTTTGAAAAGGTGCGTACAGAGAAGAAAGCTGTGAAACGTTTGGTTGCTCTAGCTGAGGAAAATCGTGAAATGGAACTTAGTATTCTTCACACGAATGCTCCTGAAAAAGCTGAAGATTTTAAAAGGCAGCTAGAAGCAGAGGGAATTAGCGTTTCAACAGTGGTATCCTTATGTGCTGTAATTGCGACACACTTGGGTGAAGGAGCGCTAGTACTAGGTCTAACACCTAAATTTACCAAATAA
- the dapB gene encoding 4-hydroxy-tetrahydrodipicolinate reductase, with protein sequence MSIKVIVAGFKGRMGSTAVEMVKGDDELTLAALLDPFATEKEVDGVPVFTDKADLVGFDADVWVDFTMPAVAYENTRFALENGFAPVVGTTGFTEAQIQELTDLSKDKSIGGLIAPNFAIGAILLMKFAVEASKYFPDLEIIELHHDKKKDAPSGTAVKTAELIREVRETKRQGAEDEVETLAGARGAEFDGFRIHSVRLPGLVAHQEVIFGAQGEGLTLRHDSYDRISFMGGVNLGIKEVVKRDQLVYGLEHLL encoded by the coding sequence ATGTCTATTAAAGTTATTGTTGCTGGATTTAAAGGAAGAATGGGTTCAACTGCGGTTGAAATGGTCAAGGGAGATGACGAATTGACTTTGGCTGCCTTGCTTGACCCATTTGCGACAGAAAAAGAAGTGGACGGTGTTCCTGTCTTCACAGATAAAGCGGATTTGGTTGGCTTTGACGCAGATGTCTGGGTGGATTTCACTATGCCAGCTGTTGCCTATGAAAATACTCGTTTTGCTTTGGAGAATGGTTTTGCACCAGTTGTGGGTACCACAGGATTTACTGAAGCACAAATTCAGGAATTGACAGACCTTTCTAAAGACAAGTCTATTGGTGGTTTGATTGCACCTAACTTTGCTATTGGTGCTATCCTTCTTATGAAGTTTGCGGTAGAAGCTAGTAAATATTTCCCAGATCTTGAAATCATTGAGCTTCACCATGACAAGAAAAAAGATGCGCCTTCAGGTACAGCGGTGAAAACAGCTGAACTTATCCGTGAGGTTCGCGAAACAAAACGTCAAGGTGCTGAGGATGAGGTGGAAACACTTGCTGGAGCACGTGGTGCTGAGTTTGATGGTTTCCGTATTCACAGTGTGCGTTTGCCAGGACTTGTGGCTCACCAAGAGGTTATCTTTGGTGCTCAAGGAGAAGGTTTGACCTTGCGTCATGATTCTTATGACCGTATTTCCTTTATGGGTGGGGTTAACCTCGGTATTAAAGAAGTGGTTAAACGTGATCAGCTTGTTTATGGTTTGGAACATTTACTATGA
- a CDS encoding CCA tRNA nucleotidyltransferase: MRLSYLPSEFQKALPILEKIKSAGFEAYFVGGSVRDALLNRPIHDVDIASSSYPEETKQIFERTVDIGIEHGTILVLENGGEYEVTTFRTEDVYVDYRRPSSVSFVRSLEEDLKRRDFTVNAFALNENAEIIDKFDGLTDLDNHVLRAVGKAEERFNEDALRIMRGLRFAASLDFDIEEKTFQAMTSHAPLLEKISIERSFIEFDKLLLAPHWKKGIKALLATKAYQYLPDFQETAEEWQSFVADYVEDFRFTSSEQAWAATLLALKHDNPRSFLKKWKTSVNFQKTVQSLIEIFNFRLERAVTKQDVYQYGKELLEAAETLRQAQGLDVDYERIADLDGQLLIHDKHEIVVNGGTLMKELGFKPGPDLGRTLKAIENAIVDGKLANDKEAIMAFVQAMK; this comes from the coding sequence ATGAGATTAAGTTATTTGCCTTCTGAGTTTCAGAAGGCTTTACCAATATTAGAGAAGATTAAGTCAGCGGGTTTTGAGGCTTACTTTGTTGGTGGTTCGGTACGAGATGCCCTTCTTAACCGTCCCATTCATGATGTAGACATTGCTTCGTCTTCATATCCTGAGGAGACCAAGCAGATCTTCGAGCGTACGGTGGATATCGGTATTGAGCATGGGACCATTTTGGTCTTGGAAAATGGCGGTGAGTATGAGGTGACGACCTTCCGAACAGAGGACGTCTATGTAGATTATCGTCGTCCGTCTAGCGTGTCCTTTGTGCGTTCATTGGAAGAAGACCTTAAGCGTCGTGATTTTACAGTCAATGCTTTTGCTCTTAATGAAAATGCTGAGATTATCGACAAGTTTGATGGTCTTACTGATTTGGACAATCATGTTTTGAGGGCTGTTGGTAAGGCTGAGGAACGCTTTAACGAGGATGCCCTTCGTATCATGCGAGGACTACGTTTTGCAGCGAGTTTAGACTTTGATATCGAAGAAAAGACTTTTCAGGCTATGACCAGCCATGCCCCACTTCTGGAAAAGATTTCGATTGAGCGAAGTTTCATCGAGTTCGATAAGTTGCTTTTGGCCCCACATTGGAAAAAGGGAATCAAGGCACTTCTAGCGACTAAGGCTTATCAGTACCTTCCGGATTTTCAAGAAACTGCTGAAGAATGGCAGTCTTTTGTGGCAGACTATGTGGAGGACTTTAGATTTACAAGTTCTGAACAGGCTTGGGCGGCAACTCTTTTGGCTCTCAAGCATGATAATCCACGCTCTTTCCTTAAAAAATGGAAGACGTCTGTTAATTTCCAAAAGACAGTTCAGTCCTTGATTGAGATTTTCAATTTCCGTTTGGAGAGAGCCGTGACTAAACAAGATGTTTATCAGTATGGTAAGGAGCTCTTAGAGGCGGCTGAAACTTTGAGACAGGCTCAGGGCTTGGACGTCGATTATGAGCGTATTGCCGATTTGGATGGTCAGTTGCTCATCCATGATAAGCACGAAATCGTTGTGAATGGTGGCACACTGATGAAGGAGCTAGGATTCAAACCTGGTCCGGACCTTGGACGTACACTTAAAGCCATTGAAAATGCCATCGTTGATGGGAAACTAGCTAATGACAAGGAAGCTATTATGGCCTTTGTTCAAGCGATGAAATAA
- a CDS encoding ABC-F family ATP-binding cassette domain-containing protein: protein MSDFIVEKLTKSVGDKTIFKEISFIIHDLDRIGIIGVNGTGKTTLLDVVSECIGFDGDVSPFTKSNGYKIAYLTQEPEFDDNKTVLDTVLSSDLREMALIREYETLMADYSEENQARLEKVMAEMDSLDAWSIESEVKTVLSKLGLSDLSQKVGDLSGGLRRRVQLAQVLLNDADLLLLDEPTNHLDIDTIAWLTNFLKSSKKTVLFITHDRYFLDNVATRIFELDQANLIEYQGNYQDYVRLKAEQDERDAAALHKKKQLYKQELAWMRTQPQARATKQQARINRFKDLKGEVHQTVNNDDLEINFETSRIGKKVVNFEHVDFAYEDGKQILSDFNLIMQNRDRIGIVGDNGVGKSTLLNLINGDLVPTAGVLDIGETVRIGYFSQQIKDMDESKRVINYLQEVADEVKTTVGTTSITELLEQFLFPRSTHGTQIAKLSGGEKKRLYLLKILIEKPNVLLLDEPTNDLDIATLTVLENFLNGFGGPVVTVSHDRYFLDKVANKILAFEEGGVREFFGNYTDYLDEKAFLQEQSALLEKEKEQASVKVEKVKEDKKRMSYFEKQEWATIEDEIADLEAKIEEIEAAMLENASDYGQLATLQRDLDAANETLLEKYERYEYLSELEG, encoded by the coding sequence ATGTCAGATTTTATTGTTGAAAAATTAACCAAGTCCGTTGGAGACAAGACGATTTTTAAAGAGATTTCATTTATTATACATGATTTGGATCGTATTGGGATTATTGGTGTCAATGGGACAGGTAAGACAACCTTGCTAGATGTTGTCTCTGAGTGTATTGGTTTTGATGGTGATGTGTCACCTTTCACTAAGTCTAATGGCTATAAGATTGCTTATTTGACTCAAGAGCCAGAATTTGATGATAACAAGACAGTGCTTGATACGGTCTTGTCATCAGACCTTCGTGAGATGGCTTTGATTCGTGAATATGAAACCCTTATGGCAGATTATTCTGAGGAGAATCAGGCTCGCTTGGAGAAGGTTATGGCTGAGATGGATAGTCTAGATGCTTGGTCCATTGAGAGCGAGGTCAAGACAGTCTTGTCTAAGTTGGGATTGTCAGACCTCTCGCAAAAGGTCGGGGACCTCTCAGGTGGTCTTCGTCGTCGTGTGCAGTTGGCTCAGGTTCTCTTGAATGATGCAGACCTCCTGCTCTTGGATGAGCCAACCAACCATTTGGATATTGATACTATTGCTTGGTTGACGAATTTTCTCAAGTCGTCTAAAAAGACGGTACTCTTTATTACCCACGACCGTTATTTCTTGGACAATGTAGCCACACGCATCTTTGAGCTAGACCAGGCTAATCTGATTGAATACCAGGGGAATTATCAAGACTATGTGCGTCTAAAGGCCGAACAAGATGAACGAGATGCAGCAGCCCTTCACAAGAAAAAGCAACTCTATAAGCAGGAGTTGGCATGGATGCGAACGCAACCGCAGGCACGTGCAACCAAACAACAAGCTCGTATCAATCGCTTTAAGGATCTTAAGGGTGAGGTTCACCAAACGGTTAATAATGACGATCTTGAAATTAACTTTGAGACCAGCCGTATTGGTAAGAAGGTGGTTAACTTCGAGCATGTCGATTTTGCTTATGAAGATGGCAAGCAAATTCTCAGTGATTTCAATCTTATCATGCAAAATCGTGATCGTATCGGTATTGTTGGGGATAATGGTGTCGGGAAATCGACCTTGCTCAATCTGATTAATGGTGACCTTGTGCCTACAGCTGGTGTCCTAGATATTGGTGAGACGGTACGTATTGGTTATTTCTCACAGCAAATTAAAGATATGGATGAGAGCAAGCGTGTCATTAACTACTTGCAAGAAGTTGCAGATGAAGTTAAGACAACGGTTGGGACAACCAGTATCACAGAGCTCTTGGAGCAATTCCTTTTCCCTCGTTCTACCCATGGGACACAGATTGCCAAGCTCTCTGGTGGGGAAAAGAAACGTCTTTATCTACTTAAGATTCTGATTGAAAAGCCCAACGTTCTGCTCTTGGATGAGCCGACAAATGATTTGGACATTGCAACTTTGACGGTTTTGGAAAACTTCCTTAATGGTTTTGGCGGCCCTGTCGTTACCGTAAGTCACGACCGCTATTTCTTGGACAAGGTAGCTAACAAGATTCTAGCCTTTGAAGAGGGTGGTGTTCGAGAGTTCTTTGGTAACTACACAGACTACCTTGATGAAAAAGCCTTCTTACAAGAGCAATCAGCCCTCCTCGAGAAGGAAAAAGAGCAAGCTAGCGTTAAAGTTGAGAAAGTTAAAGAAGACAAAAAACGCATGAGCTACTTTGAAAAACAAGAGTGGGCGACCATCGAGGACGAGATTGCTGACCTTGAAGCCAAAATCGAAGAGATTGAAGCAGCTATGCTTGAAAATGCTAGCGATTATGGACAGTTAGCTACCCTTCAACGTGATTTGGATGCTGCTAACGAAACCTTACTTGAAAAGTATGAACGCTATGAGTATTTGAGTGAGCTAGAGGGATAA
- a CDS encoding HdeD family acid-resistance protein: MKSFTLISGILITLLGVFFFANPTNLLAIVGWLFALVMLVSGVSSLMVYFKRDNENRSFFQLLQSIISIVFGIILLSTSAWVLSGVAVTIIAWWLLVSAFTQGFQAYRQRQFGFSGQPALSITLICLVFGLLLFSAPFFSAFLIGRLVASLIIFTGVSVLSFSFRLW, translated from the coding sequence ATGAAAAGTTTTACATTGATTAGTGGCATTCTCATTACACTCTTGGGTGTCTTTTTCTTCGCTAATCCTACAAACCTTCTTGCCATCGTTGGTTGGCTGTTTGCCCTAGTGATGCTGGTATCTGGTGTTTCAAGTCTCATGGTTTATTTTAAACGAGATAACGAAAACCGCTCCTTCTTCCAACTACTTCAGAGTATCATTTCCATTGTTTTTGGAATTATTTTGCTATCAACATCAGCATGGGTGCTCTCAGGTGTAGCTGTAACCATTATCGCTTGGTGGCTCCTTGTCTCAGCCTTTACACAAGGCTTTCAAGCTTATCGCCAACGTCAATTCGGCTTCTCAGGACAACCTGCCCTGTCAATCACCTTGATTTGTCTGGTATTTGGGCTCTTGCTCTTTAGTGCTCCGTTTTTCTCAGCCTTTCTTATTGGGCGCTTGGTAGCTTCCTTAATTATCTTTACAGGTGTTTCAGTCCTTTCCTTTTCATTCCGCTTGTGGTAA